The following proteins come from a genomic window of Lolium rigidum isolate FL_2022 chromosome 5, APGP_CSIRO_Lrig_0.1, whole genome shotgun sequence:
- the LOC124653724 gene encoding phototropin-1A: MYASAGFFNMTGYTSKEVVGRNCRFLQGSGTDPAEIAKIRKALADGSNYCGRVLNYKKDGTAFWNLLTIAPIKDEEGNVLKFIGMQVEVSKYTEGNKDTVVRPNGLPESLIKYDARQKDQARSSVSELLLAIKNPRSLSESSNSTFKRKSQESVGALSGDRPGKRSSESGSRRNSKTGARSSLQKISEVPERGNKGRKSGLFSLMGLLGMGQGNVEKNMLKPRDEDPLLDSDDERPESFDDELRKKEMRRGMDLATTLERIEKNFVITDPRLPDNPIIFASDSFLQLTEYCREEILGRNCRFLQGPETDRATVRKIRDAIDNQTEVTVQLINYTKSGKKFWNLFHLQPMRDQKGDVQYFIGVQLDGTEHVRDAAEREGVMLIKKTAENIDEAAKELPDANLRPEDLWANHSKVVLPKPHMKDSASWRAIQKVLEGGENIDLKHFRPVKPLGSGDTGSVHLVELLNTGEYFAMKAMDKSVMLNRNKVHRATAERQILDMLDHPFLPTLYASFQTKTHICLITDYYPGGELFLLLDRQPLKVLREDAVRFYAAEVVIALEYLHCQGIIYRDLKPENILLHRDGHISLTDFDLSCLTSCRPQVFLPEEANKKSRRKSRSSPIFFAEPMRASNSFVGTEEYIAPEIITGAGHTSAVDWWALGILLYEMLYGYTPFRGKTRQRTFANILHKDIRFPASISVSLPARQLIYRLLHRDPTNRLGSYEGSNEIKEHPFFRGINWALVRGTAPPKLDAPLFPDDTDKGMGDATAAAADNHTDMF, from the exons ATGTACGCCAGCGCCGGCTTCTTCAACATGACCGGCTACACCTCCAAGGAGGTCGTCGGAAGGAACTG CCGCTTCCTCCAAGGATCGGGCACCGACCCGGCGGAGATTGCAAAGATCAGGAAGGCTCTGGCAGACGGCTCAAACTACTGCGGCCGTGTCCTCAACTACAAGAAAGATGGCACGGCATTCTGGAACCTCCTGACCATTGCTCCCATCAAGGATGAGGAAGGCAATGTCCTCAAGTTCATAGG GATGCAAGTGGAAGTGAGTAAATACACTGAAGGGAACAAGGATACGGTTGTTCGTCCAAATGGCCTGCCCGAGTCACTCATCAAATATGATG CTAGGCAGAAGGATCAGGCCCGTAGCTCAGTTTCTGAGCTTCTGTTGGCCATCAAGAATCCACGTTCATTGTCAGAATCAAGTAATAGCACCTTCAAAAGAAAATCACAGGAATCAGTTGGTGCGTTGTCGGGTGATCGTCCTGGCAAGAGAAGCTCGGAAAGTGGATCTCGACGTAACTCAAAAACTGGAGCAAGGAGCTCACTGCAAAAAATCAGCGAAGTTCCTGAAAGAGGCAATAAAGGTCGAAAATCTGGTCTGTTTTCACTTATGGG TTTACTTGGTATGGGCCAGGGAAATGTAGAAAAGAACATGCTGAAACCAAGAGATGAAGATCCGCTGCTTGACAGTGACGATGAAAGACCTGAGAGCTTTGACGATGAGctaaggaagaaagaaatgagaagGGGAATGGACTTGGCTACTACACTTGAGCGTATTGAGAAGAACTTTGTCATTACTGACCCAAGATTACCAGATAATCCTATT ATATTTGCGTCCGATAGTTTCCTGCAGTTGACAGAATATTGCCGTGAAGAAATTTTGGGGAGAAACTGCAG GTTTCTCCAAGGTCCTGAAACTGACCGCGCGACAGTGAGGAAAATTAGAGATGCCATAGATAACCAAACAGAGGTCACGGTTCAGCTGATTAATTATACAAAGAGTG GTAAAAAGTTCTGGAACCTGTTTCACTTGCAGCCTATGCGTGATCAGAAG GGAGATGTCCAGTACTTTATTGGGGTTCAGTTGGATGGAACTGAGCATGTCCGAGATGCTGCTGAGAGAGAAGGAGTCATGCTG ATTAAGAAAACTGCAGAAAATATTGATGAGGCTGCAAAAGAACTTCCAGATGCTAATTTG AGACCGGAGGATTTGTGGGCCAACCACTCAAAAGTAGTTTTGCCAAAGCCACATATGAAGGATTCTGCATCATGGAGAGCCATCCAAAAA GTTCTTGAGGGTGGAGAAAACATTGACTTGAAACATTTCAGGCCTGTGAAACCTTTGGGATCTGGTGACACTGGAAG TGTGCACTTGGTGGAGTTGTTAAACACAGGTGAATACTTTGCCATGAAAGCTATGGATAAAAGTGTCATGCTTAACCGCAATAAG GTCCATAGAGCTACGGCCGAACGACAAATCCTTGATATGTTGGACCATCCATTCCTTCCAACATTATATGCATCATTTCAG ACCAAGACACATATATGTCTCATTACAGACTACTACCCTGGTGGGGAGCTCTTTCTGCTCCTAGATAGACAACCTCTAAAGGTTCTGCGGGAAGATGCAGTCAG GTTCTATGCTGCTGAAGTTGTCATTGCACTCGAATACTTGCATTGCCAAG GTATAATCTACCGAGACTTAAAGCCGGAGAATATCTTACTTCATAGAGATGGACACatctccttgacagactttgatTTGTCTTGCCTGACATCTTGCAGACCGCAG GTATTTCTTCCAGAAGAAGCTAATAAGAAAAGTAGGAGGAAAAGCAGGAGTTCACCCATCTTTTTTGCTGAACCTATGCGAGCATCCAACTCATTTGTTGGTACAGAGGAGTACATTGCACCT GAGATTATTACTGGTGCTGGCCATACAAGTGCTGTTGATTGGTGGGCGCTAG GGATTCTTCTCTATGAAATGCTGTATGGTTACACACCCTTCAGAGGTAAAACCAGGCAAAGGACATTCGCCAACATCCTTCACAAAGACATCAGATTTCCGGCGAGTATATCG GTGAGCCTCCCAGCAAGGCAGCTGATTTACAGGTTGCTACACCGTGACCCTACGAATAGGTTGGGATCGTATGAGGGATCAAATGAGATAAAAGAGCACCCCTTCTTCCGTGGCATCAACTGGGCTCTTGTGCGCGGCACG GCTCCTCCAAAGTTGGATGCTCCCCTGTTTCCGGATGACACGGACAAGGGAATGGGCGATGCAACTGCTGCCGCTGCTGATAATCACACCGACATGTTCTGA
- the LOC124656489 gene encoding uncharacterized protein LOC124656489 yields the protein MQENSKMELTDPTSCSSSRDQRAINRNIKRGHDSPSVIAAGITTCPTKRRRETFDEMWQRRIKREVELWLAEATDEEGDCHDLPDRVVLPYQEKPFGQFFMGDDGELALFAAGAAPSVPDSVVSLALFDGDVMLFACSGVALPQEAGAAGRNLTIFLTSARLVREFIDKRNKDDKLRVEVRLPDNRATDGFLGLYDDHIAIVTSFDYLTTNPVDLNHQSPSQPSTSTLTRQMIAFRRAFNSGKLMAQELTPVISIVSDDLDQPREVLFPDFTEAAFGGPLTDANGKFLGVIHDHVHDMEKTSFLPLTFLRLRLKHFGILMQDDRDTTEVAGARSLKTTTIHTVFFADILFPASSSPPFQIATYINHCVHCAEYHANTIMVHINLNSY from the exons ATGCAGGAAAACAGCAAGATGGAGTTGACCGATCCCACAAGCTGCTCGAGCAGCAGGGACCAAAGAGCCATTAACAGAAACATCAAGCGCGGCCATGACTCGCCGTCCGTGATCGCGGCCGGGATCACTACATGCCCAACAAAACGGAGACGCGAGACTTTTGACGAAATGTGGCAACGCAGGATTAAGAGAG AGGTAGAGCTATGGCTCGCGGAGGCTACTGATGAGGAGGGAGACTGCCATGACCTTCCCGACCGAGTCGTTCtcccttaccaggagaaaccattCGGCCAGTTTTTCATGGGCGATGACGGCGAGCTGGCCCTGTTTGCTGCCGGAGCCGCTCCAAGCGTGCCTGACAGCGTCGTCTCGCTTGCTTTGTTCGATG GAGATGTGATGTTGTTCGCATGCTCGGGGGTAGCTCTGCCACAGGAGGCCGGGGCTGCAGGGAGAAACCTAACTATATTTCTCACCTCGGCACGTCTGGTTAGAGAATTTATTGACAAGAGAAACAAAGATGATAAATTAAGG GTTGAGGTGCGCCTTCCTGATAATAGAGCTACCGATGGCTTCTTGGGACTATATGATGACCATATTGCGATTGTCACGTCCTTCGACTACCTCACTACCAATCCTGTAGATCTCAATCATCAGTCACCTAGCCAGCCTTCTACTAGTACTCTTACCAGACAAATGATAGCTTTTAGGCGTGCCTTCAACTCGGGCAAATTGATGGCACAAGAGCTGACACCGGTTATTTCTATTGTCAGTGATGATCTTGATCAACCTCGCGAGGTCCTTTTTCCAGATTTCACAGAG GCTGCATTTGGAGGGCCACTTACTGATGCTAATGGTAAATTTCTTGGGGTGATACACGATCATGTTCATGACATGGAGAAGACATCGTTTCTACCGCTAACGTTTCTTCGTCTACGCTTAAAGCATTTTGGGATACTCAT GCAAGATGACCGAGATACAACTGAGGTAGCAGGTGCACGATCTCTTAAGACCACT ACAATACACACAGTTTTCTTTGCGGACATTCTTTTCCCGGCCTCATCTTCTCCTCCATTTCAG ATTGCTACATATATCAACCACTGTGTGCACTGTGCAGAGTACCATGCCAATACTATCATGGTGCATATCAACCTGAACTCATATTGA